From the genome of Setaria viridis chromosome 1, Setaria_viridis_v4.0, whole genome shotgun sequence:
TGCATAGCCTGACGCTACCGCTTCCTCCCCGTAGGAGTAAAGTTATGTGTGTATTAATAAAACTGAGTGTACTGCATGTATACGAGCCTCTACGTTATTTCGCGAAAATAAAGTGCACAGCCCGGGatagtgttttcttttttcctttttcacacACACGCTATGCATTTTGCACTCAGTGTGACagtatttttttgttttcacaATTCCTCCGCAGTATCCACCTTTCATGAAACAACACTAAAGGTGCCGCTCTCTAATAACATGTCAGCAAACAAGAGAACTACGCAGCCTGTGCAGTGAGCCAAAATCAATAGACCAGCAATGTCCTTCAGTCCCAGTCTAACGTGTCAACAACTCCCGCAGGCAGGTCCGGTGTGGACGTGTGATCGTCGTGAATCgtgattcaacattttcatgGTTCTACCCGCTCGATCGGTCGCTCCAACTTGTCACCAACCTTCCCCCGttctcttgttttcttttcacCGCGCGCAGATGCGAGGATCGGATGGCAAATCATCCTGCTGGTTGTTCCCTGTACGCCATGGCCACGTGTGGGGAGTGCATGTGTGTGTTCTCCttggagatgcagaggagaaCCAGACAGCTTCAGAAAAAGAGGATGCAGAAAACAAACGGGGAGAAAAACGATGAGCTCTCTCGCCCGTAGGCAGAGCATTCCGTGGGAGACGCCATCCTAGGTTGAAGAAGCTTGTCCATACTGATTTTTGCTACTTCCCTGCGTGGATGGTGATCGATGGCCAGAAATTGCCAAGAGGCCACATGCTCTTCCTCAGATTTTGCAGGTACCTACCATTCCAGATGATGATCCAGATCGCGATGACTGTGTTGGAAACCCGCGTCCTCTGGTCTTTGCTCTTCCAAGCTAGCATACAAACTCTCTCGGCCATTTCTGGAATGGGACTCAGGGCGCCTGCTACTGAAAAGAATCAGAGTACCAAAAAGAAGAACTAACACGTCAACAACTTTCGTAGGCAATTAAACCCCGGTGTGGTCGCCGTGATTCTACATTCTTGTGGTTCTTCTACTTGTCACCAACCTTCTCTCCTCCGTTTTCTTTTCACCGCGCGCAGATGCGAAGTAGGAGCGCATCCCTGGCCCCTGATCTCATTAACTCATCACGCTTCCGGACGTAGCAATCAGAAATTTTCTCTGCACGGATCGGACACCATGAGGCCGGGATCTCGCCGTGCCGCTCTGTGCCTcctgctcgtcctcctcctcgcctggcaccgcgagcgcgcggcggcccTGACGCTGTCGACGTCGTCGCGGTGGATCGTGGACCAGGCGGGGCATCGGGTGAAGCTTGCCTGCGTGAACTGGCCGTCGCACCTGGAGCCCGTGGTGACCGAGGGGCTCGGGAGGCAACCCGTGGGCGCGATCGCCGGGATGGTCGTGTCCCTGGGGTTCAACTGCGTCCGGCTCACGTACCCCATCGCGCTGGCGACCAACGCATCGCTGTCGTCGCTCACCGTGCGGCAGTCCCTCCTGGCGCACGGCCTCGCCGagacggccggcggcgtcgaggtcAACAATCCCGGCTTCCTCGACCTCACGCTCATGGAGTCGCTCAAGGCAAAGCCCTAGTCATTTCCTGATAGGATCTACGACAGCTAGCGCTGTTCattttgatgatcttgatcGCGACGCAATGCAACGCAGGCTGTGGTGAACGCCCTGGGGGAGAAGGACGTGATGGTGATCCTGGACAACCACGTGAGCAAGCCGGGGTGGTgctgcggcgacgacgacggcaacggGTTCTTCGGCGACAGGGACTTCGACCCCGACGTCTGGGTCGACGGGCTGGCCAGCATGGCCACCATCTTCGCCGACGTGCCCAGCGTCATCGGCATGAGCCTGCGGAACGAGCTCCGTGGCCCGAGGCAGAACACCGAGGACTGGTACACGTACATGCAGAGGGGCGCGGAGGCGGTGCACGCGGCGAACCCCCGGGCGCTGGTGATCATGGGCGGCCTGAGCTACGACTACGACCTGTCCTTCCtggcggcgaggccggtggGCGTGAGCTTCGCGGCGGAGGGCAAGCTGGTGTTCGAGGTGCACTGGTACAGCTTCTCGGACGCGCGCGCGTGGGAGGCCGGGAACGCCAACGAGGtctgcgcccgcgccgcgcgcgacTTCGAGCGCCGCGGCGGGTTCCTCCTCGCCCGGGGCCTCCCGCTCTTCCTCAGCGAGTTCGGCGCCgacctccgcggcggcgacctcAGGGGCAACCGCTACttcccgtgcgccgccgccgtggccgccgagcACGACCTCGACTGGGCCTACTGGGCGCTGCAGGGCAGCTACGCGCTGCGGCAGGGCGTCGCCGGGATGGACGAGGTGTACGGCGTCCTCGACTGGTCCTGGACCAAGCCACGCAACGAGACCGTGCTCTCCAGGATCCAGGCGCTGCAGCGGCCAATCCAAGGTCAGCCCTCAGTTGTTGCGTCACAATATCAGTGCTCCCGACCTCCAGTGGCATCCTGTGCTGTGTCATTTTGATCGTTGGCGCGCGTGCAGGGCCTGGGTACGGCGAGGCGCTGCCGTACACCGTGCTGTTCCACCCGCTCACGGggctctgcgccgccgcctccgcggcggcggggacgctgGAGCTGCGCCCGTGCAACGAGACGGACGCGTGGGCGTACGcgacgccgtcgtcgacgcTGGTCCGGAgggacgccgcggccgccggggggCTCCTCCCGTGCCTGCGGGCCGAGGGTCGCGGCCTGCCCGCGCGGCTCGGCACCAAGGCCTGCGGCGACGCGCTGTCGACGTGGCGCATCGCGTCGGACTCGGGGATGCacgtcgccgtcgacgccgcgcCGGAGCTGGGAGGCGGCACGCTGTGCCTGGACGTGGGCGCGGACGGCAGGAGCATCGTGACAAACCCGTGCGCGTGCCTGCGCGGGGACGGGACGTGCGACCCGGAGCGCCAGTGGTTCAAGCTGGTCACGAGCACGAGGCGCGtcgcgcgcacgccgccgccctcgctcgCCTGAATGTGAATGGGACCCGACGGCTAGCTAGCTACCGTAGGTGCATAGGTCGGGTCTGATTTGGCTATTTCCTTTTCGGTAACGCTAAGACTCTGACGTTCGAAATCTTAAAAACAATCGGACGTCTCGATGTATATTTTAATAGTTAAACTATTATTTTCGCATGTTTCATAAATAtcgcatgaaacatagtgttcatgttgtgGTGAGAATTTTCTATCCTAAGGTAGTCAATTTTTTcgtatattttttattattgcaactatagattttcgatgttgcaaatATTTTGATTCAATGTTGCAATGGAATGTCCGATGGGAAAATTCCTATCGGATGTCCGGGCACAAGCAGTGCCATTTCCTTTTTCTCGCTGATCGCGTTGGCTGCGAGGCCGTACGAATGAACACGCTTGGCATACGGCGATCACTACTTGGAAAAATTATTATAAAATGGAGGCTAATATAAAACGCACGCAG
Proteins encoded in this window:
- the LOC117834869 gene encoding glycosyl hydrolase 5 family protein, whose product is MRPGSRRAALCLLLVLLLAWHRERAAALTLSTSSRWIVDQAGHRVKLACVNWPSHLEPVVTEGLGRQPVGAIAGMVVSLGFNCVRLTYPIALATNASLSSLTVRQSLLAHGLAETAGGVEVNNPGFLDLTLMESLKAVVNALGEKDVMVILDNHVSKPGWCCGDDDGNGFFGDRDFDPDVWVDGLASMATIFADVPSVIGMSLRNELRGPRQNTEDWYTYMQRGAEAVHAANPRALVIMGGLSYDYDLSFLAARPVGVSFAAEGKLVFEVHWYSFSDARAWEAGNANEVCARAARDFERRGGFLLARGLPLFLSEFGADLRGGDLRGNRYFPCAAAVAAEHDLDWAYWALQGSYALRQGVAGMDEVYGVLDWSWTKPRNETVLSRIQALQRPIQGPGYGEALPYTVLFHPLTGLCAAASAAAGTLELRPCNETDAWAYATPSSTLVRRDAAAAGGLLPCLRAEGRGLPARLGTKACGDALSTWRIASDSGMHVAVDAAPELGGGTLCLDVGADGRSIVTNPCACLRGDGTCDPERQWFKLVTSTRRVARTPPPSLA